The proteins below come from a single Fibrobacter sp. genomic window:
- the hisE gene encoding phosphoribosyl-ATP diphosphatase — protein MTFEEMFALACQRKKEMPEGKGTTELFKKGPHGIGKKLVEEAAESWMAARFESRDAQCLELSQVLYYVAVMMAEKGLTLEEVYAKL, from the coding sequence ATGACATTTGAAGAGATGTTCGCTCTGGCTTGCCAGCGCAAAAAGGAAATGCCCGAAGGCAAGGGAACCACGGAACTGTTTAAGAAGGGCCCCCACGGTATAGGCAAGAAGCTGGTGGAAGAGGCCGCCGAAAGCTGGATGGCCGCCCGTTTCGAGAGTCGCGACGCCCAGTGCCTGGAACTGTCGCAGGTGCTCTACTACGTGGCCGTGATGATGGCCGAAAAAGGTTTAACCCTCGAAGAGGTGTACGCCAAGCTATGA